One genomic segment of Pedobacter endophyticus includes these proteins:
- a CDS encoding CsbD family protein has protein sequence MDKLEIKGKWNEIKGKVKQAYAELTDDDLAHEEGQDDELLGKLQQKTGKGRDELVKWINSL, from the coding sequence ATGGACAAATTGGAAATAAAAGGAAAGTGGAACGAGATTAAAGGAAAAGTTAAACAAGCGTATGCTGAGTTAACCGACGATGATTTAGCCCACGAAGAAGGTCAAGACGACGAATTGTTAGGCAAACTTCAACAAAAAACAGGTAAAGGAAGAGATGAACTTGTAAAGTGGATTAACTCTTTATAA
- the acs gene encoding acetate--CoA ligase: MQITSFKQYEEDYKKSVDNPEQFWGEVAQNFQWRKPWFKVLSWNFSEPNIKWFEGAKLNITENCLDRHLEKNADKPAIIWEPNNPEEESVTLTYKMLHERVCRFANVLKRNGAKKGDRICIYMPMVPELAIAVLACARIGAVHSVIFGGFSAKSIADRINDSQCKLVITADGAYRGNKQIPLKDVIDDALIGCPTVQKCIVLTHVRTPVSMLKGRDVWWEDEVKHVNNICDAEEMDAEDMLFILYTSGSTGKPKGVVHTCGGYMVYAGYTFANVFNYQPGEVYFCTADIGWITGHSYIVYGPLSQGATSLLFEGIPTYPSPSRFWDIVEKHKVNTLYTAPTAIRSLMGFGDEPLQGKDLSSIRVLGSVGEPINEEAWHWFDEKIGHGKAPIVDTWWQTETGGIMISPIATVTPTKPSYATLPLPGIQPILVDENGNEIEGNGVSGNLCIKFPWPGMLRTTYGDHERCKQTYFSAYENLYFTGDGCLRDEDGYYRITGRVDDVLNVSGHRIGTAEVENAINMHAGVVESAVVGYPHDVKGQGIYAFVIYPDMHGEAELSKKDILQTVTRVIGAIAKPDKILFVSGLPKTRSGKIMRRILRKIAEGDTSNLGDTSTLLDPAVVEEIIEASKS, from the coding sequence ATGCAGATCACGTCTTTTAAGCAATACGAAGAAGATTATAAAAAAAGTGTAGATAACCCGGAACAATTTTGGGGCGAGGTAGCACAGAACTTTCAATGGCGGAAGCCCTGGTTCAAAGTGCTTTCCTGGAATTTCAGTGAGCCGAACATTAAGTGGTTTGAGGGTGCTAAGCTGAATATTACCGAGAATTGCCTCGACAGACACCTTGAGAAAAATGCCGATAAGCCTGCAATAATTTGGGAGCCAAATAACCCCGAAGAAGAAAGCGTTACCCTTACCTATAAAATGTTACATGAGCGGGTTTGTCGCTTTGCGAATGTATTAAAACGGAACGGCGCAAAAAAAGGCGATCGTATTTGTATTTATATGCCAATGGTTCCCGAACTGGCCATTGCCGTTTTGGCTTGTGCCAGAATTGGAGCCGTTCATTCGGTTATTTTTGGGGGCTTTTCGGCTAAATCTATCGCCGATCGGATCAACGATTCGCAATGTAAACTGGTTATTACGGCCGATGGGGCCTATCGTGGCAACAAGCAAATTCCATTGAAAGATGTAATCGACGATGCGCTGATCGGCTGCCCGACCGTACAAAAATGTATTGTTTTAACGCATGTTCGCACACCCGTTTCAATGCTGAAAGGTCGCGATGTTTGGTGGGAAGACGAGGTGAAGCACGTAAACAACATTTGCGATGCGGAAGAAATGGATGCTGAGGATATGCTCTTCATTCTCTACACTTCGGGCTCAACCGGGAAACCCAAGGGCGTGGTACATACCTGCGGCGGCTACATGGTTTACGCGGGTTATACCTTTGCAAACGTATTTAATTACCAGCCGGGAGAGGTTTACTTTTGTACCGCCGATATTGGTTGGATTACTGGCCATTCATATATTGTTTACGGCCCGCTTTCGCAAGGCGCAACTTCGCTTTTGTTCGAAGGCATACCAACCTATCCAAGCCCTTCACGCTTCTGGGATATTGTAGAAAAGCATAAGGTAAATACATTATATACAGCGCCCACCGCTATTCGTTCGTTAATGGGCTTTGGGGATGAACCATTGCAAGGAAAGGATTTAAGCTCTATCCGTGTTTTGGGTTCGGTTGGTGAGCCGATCAACGAGGAAGCCTGGCACTGGTTTGATGAAAAAATCGGTCACGGTAAGGCGCCCATCGTTGATACCTGGTGGCAAACTGAAACAGGTGGAATTATGATTTCGCCAATAGCAACGGTAACGCCAACCAAACCCAGCTATGCCACGTTGCCGCTACCCGGCATTCAGCCTATTTTGGTTGATGAAAATGGCAATGAGATTGAAGGTAATGGCGTTAGTGGAAATCTTTGTATTAAATTTCCCTGGCCCGGCATGTTGCGCACTACCTACGGAGATCATGAACGTTGCAAGCAAACCTACTTTTCGGCCTACGAAAACTTGTATTTTACTGGCGATGGTTGCTTACGCGATGAAGACGGTTATTACAGAATTACAGGTCGCGTAGATGACGTGTTAAACGTATCTGGCCATAGAATTGGTACGGCCGAAGTAGAAAACGCCATTAACATGCATGCCGGCGTGGTAGAAAGCGCTGTTGTAGGTTATCCGCACGACGTAAAAGGGCAGGGGATTTACGCTTTTGTTATTTATCCGGATATGCACGGTGAAGCCGAGCTTTCTAAAAAAGATATACTACAAACCGTAACCCGCGTAATTGGCGCAATTGCCAAGCCAGATAAGATTCTTTTCGTTTCAGGGCTGCCTAAAACACGTTCAGGAAAAATTATGCGCAGAATTTTAAGGAAAATTGCCGAAGGCGATACATCCAACTTAGGCGATACATCAACGCTTTTAGACCCGGCAGTGGTGGAAGAGATTATCGAAGCGTCGAAGAGCTAA